The genomic segment ATGTCAGCATCAAAGCCCTTACCTCAGTGCTCAGGGAGGGAGccatgcagaagaggaggcaggaatattataagagccagaggggatagatgactctaaggaaacaaaatctattttctgTATGAAAAGGTCAAAAATAAGAATGAAGTTGACACACTTCAAGAATCACACCAaaagggtagggtggtgagcagggggaggggagagggaacaggggtttgttttagttgttgttttattttattttattttattttatttttggaggggaacctgggaacagagatattgtaaataaagaaaacatctaataaaaaaaaaaagaatcacaccCTAATTGTTTACAGACTGACCTAAGAACTTATGATGTCTTACATAAGCAGTTAGATCCTAAGTGTCAATGGTGCCAcctcatatgtacatataatataatataacataatataatataatataatataatatataatataatataatgtaataatatatgCAGGGTTTTTGAGAAGCCTGACTTCTAGGGTGCCTAAGGCACCACTAGTCCTTAGACTCCAGAATTCAATGGTCGTCATCCAAGTGAGGCCAGTCCAGAGCTATGACATTGTCACCTATAGGGTTAGGAAAATGAAACCAATTCAAATAATCATTCACATATCTTGACACTCCCCTGCTTCCAGGGAGTTTAAGGGAAGGGGGAAGCCACTTCTGCCCCCCTTTCCATGCCCTCTTAAGTTTCCTGGACTCAAGATGAAGGCAATACTCTCAGCAAGAACTGCAACTTGAAGATATTGATGGCCTACTTCCTGCCCAGCATGGCATAGTATCCTGGGCCCTGTTATTCTACCATGACATCCAAAGCCTTAAACTTGAACTTGAATTTAGGAAGGTGATCTGCCACAATGTGGACAGCAGTTAACAAAACTGCTTCCTCCTTAATACATTGGCCAACTACAGATATACAGTCACAGTCACCTGTTAGACGTCACCGTCTTCTCAGAATCCTAGTTCCATGGACTTGTTACATTAGGAAGTTCTCAAACTGCACATTTGTGACCACCCATACTTTATCTCCCTGTCTGGAACCCTCTATCACGGGGATGTACAATCTAAGGAAGTTCAGGGGACCAAAGCCCTGCTCAGGGGGACTCGAACCTACCATCAGGATGCCCCCATGAACCCAACCGAAGCCCCAGGGGCTGACTCACACGAGCTCACGTTAGGCCAGAGTTCCCCATGTTTGATTCTTAAAGCCCATCGATTATGTTTGCAAGATGAAAAGGGCAATGGGGCAGGAAGGCGTCGGGAAGTTCACACTGCAGAGTGTGCAAACAGGAGCACGGGAGTGTTTTCTCCTCCCTCGTGTCCTGTGGCCATGCTCTCTCCAGAGCTGCAGTGCCTCAGTATCTCTACAGCTGCAGTGCACTGGCCTGTGAGCTCTCAAGAGGGGAAAATCCCCTACACCTTCAGcttgtcttttcctctctctctgtctctccatcctgGGGaaagcctcttttctttctcccagctcctcccacctGAGCCTGGTCCTACTGTAGATCCTACGTGTGGAGTTAGGATGCCAGCACTCAGGGGCCTGCTATGTGGGAATGCTGCTTTGCNNNNNNNNNNNNNNNNNNNNNNNNNNNNNNNNNNNNNNNNNNNNNNNNNNNNNNNNNNNNNNNNNNNNNNNNNNNNNNNNNNNNNNNNNNNNNNNNNNNNNNNNNNNNNNNNNNNNNNNNNNNNNNNNNNNNNNNNNNNNNNNNNNNNNNNNNNNNNNNNNNNNNNNNNNNNNNNNNNNNNNNNNNNNNNNNNNNNNNNNNNNNNNNNNNNNNNNNNNNNNNNNNNNNNNNNNNNNNNNNNNNNNNNNNNNNNNNNNNNNNNNNNNNNNNNNNNNNNNNNNNNNNNNNNNNNNNNNNNNNNNNNNNNNNNNNNNNNNNNNNNNNNNNNNNNNNNNNNNNNNNNNNNNNNNaaaaaaaaaaaaaaaaaaactccttcccATACTCAGCAACACAAAGATTCCCATGCCTTAGGTCTTAAGGCATATGAGGGGCCACGGCAGGGAGAAGGCACTTCCAAAGGAGATCCTAAAGGATGGAAGTTGGGATTGCTCCTAAAACGAGCCACATACCTTGTGATCGCATCAGGGTACTTAGTTTTTTCAAAAATGGCTTCCAGTTCACTCAGCTGCCTAGGTGTGGGACCAAACTGGATCCGGGGCCTTGTGCGTCGGAACTGTGAAACTCTGGCAGCCTTCTGCTCCTCCAGCTGTGGATTTCCAGACCCTTGGTGGTTCCCACGGCACTCATCTTTGATGTTATTACCAATGTACTTCACCTCTCCAATGCAGATCACATCATCTGTGTCGTCTGGGATGCCCTGGTACTTTAGTTTGTCCGAGCCATTTAGAGAACCTTGTCCAAAGCTGCATCCCTCTGCTGCTGCATCAGCCTCTTGTTCAACATCAAGGGTCACCTCGATCTCATTCTCCCCCAGTTTGTACAAACTGGAGTCCACATGATGGGATTGGAGAGCCATGGTGGAATCTGCAAGGGAGTGGCATTATCTTCACAAATGTTTTGTGAATTGAAATGGAATTACAGCCTATGGGCTTTTAGCAAGTTTCCTATCTGTCCTCTTTCTATCCCACCAACCAGCATAAAAGGCATGTGCTCAGTGGAAGTGGCTCTAGGGAGCATGTGCAGAATGTGCTCAACTTGGAACCCAACTAAACACATCAAAACCTTCAGAGGCTATGCTTAACCCGCAGAGACTTGATGAGCCAAGTTGGAGGGGATACCCAGAGGACCTCACCCTctcagagggaaagggggagggactctgtgaagagaggacagagacgGGGGCAGTGTTTGGAATATAaactaattaattgatttattaattaattaaaaccttCCAGAGGAAGTAACTGGGGAAGAGAGCAAGCCGTTGTGGGTATTCAAGTGGGGATGAGGACAAGAATTCACACTGAATACATGGTTGCCAAGTGCGCTTCTGGAGAACTCCTAGTCTCTCTACCTTACTGGGTGCACATTGCAAGAACTGGGATTTATGTGGACATGGTTAGCTCNNNNNNNNNNNNNNNNNNNNNNNNNNNNNNNNNNNNNNNNNNNNNNNNNNNNNNNNNNNNNNNNNNNNNNNNNNNNNNNNNNNNNNNNNNNNNNNNNNNNNNNNNNNNNNNNNNNNNNNNNNNNNNNNNNNNNNNNNNNNNNNNNNNNNNNNNNNNNNNNNNNNNNNNNNNNNNNNNNNNNNNNNNNNNNNNNNNNNNNNNNNNNNNNNNNNNNNNNNNNNNNNNNNNNNNNNNNNNNNNNNNNNNNNNNNNNNNNNNNNNNNNNNNNNNNNNNNNNNNNNNNNNNNNNNNNNNNNNNNNNNNNNNNNNNNgagagagagagagagagagagagagatcgagaTCAGatcattatttgtgtgtatgcacatgtttgtGGGTGACTGCAGGGAGCACTGCATCCCCTGAAGTTCAACTTATATAcaggtgggaactgaactttggttCTCCGAGAGaacaacaaatgcttttaaccatttagccatctcaccagtccccaccTCCAAGtgcaaactttttctttcttcctttcaattgTAGAATCCTAGAGATTTGTAATATGAGGGCAGCTAGTAAAATTCCTAAGAAAGTTGTGGTGCTAACCACACTTGTCTTACAAATACCAAAGTGTCCATAAATACCAAAGCCTTCTCAGATAACCGTAGAGTTAGTAGCTGAGTAGACTATGAATCCTTTTAATTACTGAATTTATTTGATAAGTGTGTATGGATCTGTACCATAGTGtgtacatgccacagcacatgtttGGGTGTCAGAACACAACTTaagggaatcagttctctctatCATTGGTGTCCCAGGGCTCAAGCTTGGGTCattaggcttagcagcaagtaccTTCACCTACTTAAACATTACAGAAGACATCCCCCAGGTTGTTTTTATGTACAAAGGTTGTAGCACAGGCAGAGTTTCATAAAAGTATGCCtgcttaaaatattcaaaaaacatTTAGAATACCTTTGAACATTCAACTGCCTGGACATTGGGCCCTGTGTACATTCTAGGGATTCATAAGTCATAGCCACATTCCCCTCCACCCTAGACTCTTGACCCAAGTCTATATCCCATCAAATGCCTTCTAAGCAGTCACTTACTGCCAGGATTTCCTTGGATTCTAACCTacgagaaggaagagaggaggaaaagaagtaaGACCGagaataaaaggaatagaaaaagcAGGCCACTGTGAGGCAAAGAAAAGATGATCAGTAGTGTGAGGTAGCAAGTGGGTGCCTGGGGCCAAAGCCTGTATCTTAGTACCCTCAATCACTGTGTCTGATTCTCAGTTACATTAGCCTCCCGTATTACTGCTTTACCTATTTCTTTTGCCTCCTAAGAACATTTTTGCACTCAGTTGCTACTACTAGAACATTTTACTACTCAGTTGCTAGACCTTTTctagggaaacaacacacatTTACTCCCCACAGAAAGGGAGCCCACCGCAGACCAAAGGAACAATTGTACCAGTCTCCACCTTGCTGAACAAATGGGTTCTACCAGAGTTACTTACagaaatatgggtgaggggttgcTTCCAGGAGCAGAGATGACTCAAAGACGGCTTCGTCACCAAAGCCTATCTCAGCATGAGTGATCGCTCTGGAAACCTAAAGCACACTCTAtggcctgcaggcagctcaacaggttgcaGAGTCCTCCCAGGTGGCTTGGTTAGTCtgaacctcttccaggcagctcaacTGCTCCTTGATCCTTCTCAGCAGTTTTGCTGGTCTCTTCCAGGCTGCTCCACTGGTCTGAGTGACCTGCAGCAGTCTTTCCTATTTATATAGTCTTGGGGAGGGCGGGGCCTAGTGAAACTCGTCAAGGAGCTTTTCTTGCAGGACACAAGGTGTCAATCCAGGATGAAACTGCTGTACAACATCCATTtaaaacaacaccaccaccaacaacaaaccaCTAATAgaaacacatgctccaccatgttcatagcagccttatttataatagccagaacctggaaacaacccagatgNNNNNNNNNNNNNNNNNNNNNNNNNNNNNNNNNNNNNNNNNNNNNNNNNNNNNNNNNNNNNNNNNNNNNNNNNNNNNNNNNNNNNNNNNNNNNNNNNNNNNNNNNNNNNNNNNNNNNNNNNNNNNNNNNNNNNNNNNNNNNNNNNNNNNNNNNNNNNNNNNNNNNNNNNNNNNNNNNNNNNNNNNNNNNNNNNNNNNNNNNNNNNNNNNNNNNNNNNNNNNNNNNNNNNNNNNNNNNNNNNNNNNNNNNNNNNNNNNNNNNNNNNNNNNNNNNNNNNNNNNNNNNNNNNNNNNNNNNNNNNNNNNNNNNNNNNNNNNNNNNNNNNNNNNNNNNNNNNNNNNNNNNNNNNNNNNNNNNNNNNNNNNNNNNNNNNNNNNNNNNNNNNNNNNNNNNNNNNNNNNNNNNNNNNNNNNNNNNNNNNNNNNNNNNNNNNNNNNNNNNNNNNNNNNNNNNNNNNNNNNNNNNNNNNNNNNNNNNNNNNNNNNNNNNNNNNNNNNNNNNNNNNNNNNNNNNNNNNNNNNNNNNNNNNNNNNNNNNNNNNNNNNNNNNNNNNNNNNNNNNNNNNNNNNNNNNNNNNNNNNNNNNNNNNNNNNNNNNNNNNNNNNNNNNNNNNNNNNNNNNNNNNNNNNNNNNNNNNNNNNNNNNNNNNNNNNNNNNNNNNNNNNNNNNNNNNNNNNNNNNNNNNNNNCACCTCCCCCCAAAAGGCATATGATACTTGGAAATTGACACAGCATTATAACTTTCAGATACCTAGTAATTGTCATGGTCATTGTTGTTAAACACATGTGTCTGACACATTTTGGATATAACGCAGCTTGTGATTCCTGGGCAATAGATCAGGCCATAGGTAGAAATCAAGATGGTTGAGAAGCAGAAGAATCGTCCCGGGGTCGGGGTATACTCACCCAGGCTTACAGTAGCAGCCCAGACCCCAGAACACCTGAGTTTGTGGAAGGGACATGCCACAGAAAGCAGCAGGTTAGAGCACAGCTCAGAACACATGTGCCAGAACCCAAGAGCCCCTGCACAGGGTACTTTGTGGGACACGGTAAACACTGGCCAAGTTTGAGGAACTTGCCGACAGAATTGTGGTATAGGATGACTGCAATGTCACTGAGTCCATCTGACTTGGCTCACAGAGCGCAGCCTTCTATAACATATTAaaccagtgcttctcagccttccgaACGCTGTGATCCTTCAgtccagttcctcatgttgtggtgacctctaactacaaaattatcttcattgctacttcataactgtaattttgctactattataaatcattatagccgggcggtggtggtgcacatctttaatcccagcacttgggaggcagagacaggcagatttctgagttcgaggccagcctggtctacagagtgagttccaggacagccagggatatacagagaaaccctgtctcgaaaaaaacaaaacaaaacaaaatcattatgtaaatatctgatatgacatgtgacctccaaaggggttgtgacccacaagttgagaaccaaaGGGGCTTGCATCCAAGCTGCATGTACCTGGTTTACTTCAAGCTAACATCCAGGAATTTGGATGCATTTCTGGCCCGGACAACACTGAAGTCCACTAGAAAGTTCTACTAAGCCAATACATATTTGCTGCTACCCATTTGTACTCATGGCACATTCAAAACAAGTTTTAGGAATGAGAAGtacagtttttgttttggaagGAGCTGGTAGCTTTCCAGGTATCCCAATGGTCTCCAGTTCAAGTGTTTGCTGGCACCCCTCTAGCTACCTACCATTCCAATTCCTCATTTCGAGATGCAATGAAAAGGTGCACTTgggaaaaatatctttttctttcctctggggTGGGAAGGAAACAGTGTGGCAGGGTAGgacagaaggaaaggatttaCAAGGCACCTATTAAGGGATTCATGACCACAGGGGAAAAGGATAGAAGATGActagaggagggaggaagacagaaaccGAGAACAGAACTTCCTATATCTGATAAGGTAACTTCTGTATCCCAAATACTGCAATGAGTGTTCAAGTTACTGTCATCAAAATTCTGCCCCCAATACTAGGTCAGAGTCAGCAGGGATTCAAGAATAAGATTCCATTCAGATGAGGTCTCCCATAGGATCACATAGAACAGAGAGGTctcttagtcaccagggaaaacCTTTCAAGCACAAGGAGTCTGGGAATAGTACCCATTGAAAGCAAAGCTTCAAAATAAAGGTCTCTGAGCCTAGAAGGAGTCTTTCCTTTTGAAAGAAGTTTGAGGTTCTAACCCAGCCTCAGAGTTATGTCCACCTTAGCCAGCCTTCATAAAGCTACCTGAAGCAATGTTTCTGGAATATGATTCATAAGGAGATGTCAAGCACATAGGCCAGGAGTGAAGGCCCAGCATGGAAGCATGAATACCTGAGGTCTAAGGTGATAGGTCCAGGAGCTCAGGGACGTCAAAGTCACAGCATTAGAACTATAAAAGGAAAAGGAGCTTCAAGACAGGAAAGTGGGAAGGAGCTGAGCTCAGGTTCAGGTCTGGTCCAAAGTCAAGACATACCTTGTAGCCAAGTCTCCCCTTTGACCTAAATACTGGGCGACCAggtctgtagccctgactgtggGGGAGAAAGATAGGCGTAGCTACTTCTTCACTGAGGTCATGCACTGAGGGCTATAGCTGAGCTCACCATCTCTAAGATGAAGCCTGCTTGGGAGTGGAGAGATAGCTCACCTAGGTGATccttcagaggatctgggttcagttatTATTACCCTACATAATGGCCTAAAACTGTCCATAGCTCCATTTCCAGGTATCTAattctgtcttctgacctccacagactcCATGAAagtacatggtacatatacatatatgcaggcaaaacagtcatacacgtAAACTAAACTAAATcagtctttgaaaaaaataaatggcagtgtgtgcacgtgtgattGATAACTtgagagctgggggaggggtggtagaAGGAAACACACTCACAAGAATCCCTTGTGGTCAGGGAGAATCCTAGCTGAATAAAGATAAGAAGAATTTGCCTAAGTCCGGCCAGAGTCTCCAGACTTCTGTTGGGTGTGTGCACGAATAAGAACAACCCAAAGCAACCAGCTGATCTGAGGCCCCAACACacgtacagcagaggactgccgggtctgtgttcattcagagatgatgcacct from the Mastomys coucha isolate ucsf_1 chromosome X, UCSF_Mcou_1, whole genome shotgun sequence genome contains:
- the LOC116092150 gene encoding rhox homeobox family member 1-like, translated to MALQSHHVDSSLYKLGENEIEVTLDVEQEADAAAEGCSFGQGSLNGSDKLKYQGIPDDTDDVICIGEVKYIGNNIKDECRGNHQGSGNPQLEEQKAARVSQFRRTRPRIQFGPTPRQLSELEAIFEKTKYPDAITRKRQAEAIYFIMSLQRWFKRRRARYRKEQQSQMLQCAPDDRQNAIQ